The Candidatus Flexicrinis affinis genome has a segment encoding these proteins:
- a CDS encoding AAA family ATPase — protein MQDEKYRGMRWFKCDLQMQTPADAQHWQGEKLAQDNSNLEKVAEDYARACYEAGLDVIGITDHNFQSKEFIPILRSALDRLAGEYERRITLFPGFELEADVGKGIHVLCLFDPDTDLDTIDHVLTECGVSKPRVNKHGPAKSTHRLPEILKTIQKTQDDGTWRGIVIVPHVFEDSLFDSERLSEWLQREEYLNLDLLAVEVPKPVSRMSQNFQKLFGAGDDCDANWKRARPIATIMSSDNKKLMETDTTGRPVANSIGFRYTWIKMSEPSIESLRQAFLDNESRIRLPDDVVSDVNPAEKERHARILSVSITNADFLTDQEITFSQNLNCIIGGRGTGKSTILESMRLALGKDGDSRIDKETESRIERIRRLHREPDTEIRVRWRGVAGEEDTLVYKIHRGEAQISVDEREITDLASYLANIPVRFFSQQQINQITSDSGNMLLSLLDDYIQDELTKLEQEETEVRNEIERLFAVGRQLEQVNADILRITQEISDRERQLAALVSLQDHSKRHQDLKKADAYITQLRDGIESGVERINAMAVAVTSDFPEPNAVEQGWPEGEWFDRVQEYVRDENQKLLDRIQEVTDEFRNRVDATLFTDDKWQTVQALLQNADNEFENACAEKGISPDDVSRVQTTNQALNTKRAELTRKQDEQRRLRSEHDNLPDQLEKLHKTWRSAYLARTSIAKEIVELTKNIISLEVDFAADERSFDEAWGEIAPDGRTRLGRIWLELGKAIRKQFLTSLERAVECDDDACWSIWQMMENWFNGEPVPAELEAFLEKTETALSEIKTQLRSSTSDEWQSVRLTRIADRADLTLFRSNGQDVAGRISDGSLSDGQRNTAALALILAKGDTPLVFDQPEDELDSNYIFADLVPILRRMKSKRQIIVVTHNANVPVNADAEFVYALQTEAGQGIVRAQGGLDQRPVTEAVLEIMEGSEQAFKRRGEKYHF, from the coding sequence ATGCAGGACGAAAAGTATCGTGGGATGCGGTGGTTCAAGTGCGATCTACAAATGCAGACACCCGCAGATGCGCAACATTGGCAAGGCGAGAAGCTCGCTCAGGATAACTCCAATCTGGAGAAAGTGGCTGAAGACTACGCGCGCGCCTGCTACGAGGCCGGTCTCGACGTGATCGGAATCACGGATCACAACTTCCAGAGCAAGGAATTCATCCCTATCCTGCGTTCGGCGTTGGACCGCCTCGCAGGCGAGTACGAACGGCGAATTACGCTGTTTCCGGGCTTTGAACTGGAGGCCGACGTTGGAAAAGGCATTCACGTACTGTGTTTGTTTGACCCCGACACCGATCTCGACACCATTGATCATGTGTTGACCGAGTGCGGTGTTAGCAAACCTAGGGTCAATAAGCATGGACCAGCTAAGTCAACACATCGGTTACCGGAGATTCTAAAGACGATTCAGAAAACCCAAGATGACGGTACGTGGCGAGGCATCGTCATCGTGCCTCATGTCTTCGAGGACAGTCTGTTCGACAGCGAGCGCTTGAGCGAATGGCTACAACGCGAGGAGTATCTCAATCTCGACTTGTTGGCGGTTGAAGTTCCAAAACCCGTGTCAAGAATGAGCCAGAACTTCCAGAAGCTGTTTGGCGCGGGCGACGATTGTGATGCAAATTGGAAACGAGCTCGCCCAATCGCAACGATCATGTCATCCGATAACAAGAAGCTCATGGAGACAGATACGACCGGGCGTCCAGTAGCGAATAGCATCGGGTTTCGCTATACGTGGATCAAGATGTCGGAGCCATCGATTGAATCGTTGCGGCAGGCATTTCTGGACAACGAGTCACGCATCCGCCTGCCGGACGACGTCGTGAGCGACGTGAATCCGGCCGAGAAAGAGCGGCACGCTCGCATTCTGTCCGTTTCAATCACGAACGCCGATTTCCTCACAGATCAGGAGATCACGTTCTCTCAGAACTTGAATTGCATTATCGGCGGGCGCGGCACCGGCAAGTCGACCATCCTGGAAAGCATGCGCTTGGCGCTTGGCAAGGATGGCGACAGCCGTATAGACAAAGAGACAGAGAGCCGCATCGAGCGCATTCGAAGGCTGCACCGAGAGCCCGACACCGAGATCCGTGTGCGCTGGCGCGGTGTCGCCGGCGAAGAAGATACTTTGGTCTACAAGATACATCGTGGTGAAGCTCAGATTTCGGTTGACGAACGCGAGATAACCGACTTGGCATCGTATCTGGCGAACATTCCGGTGCGATTCTTCAGCCAGCAGCAAATCAACCAAATAACCAGCGATAGTGGAAACATGCTCTTGTCACTTCTGGATGATTACATTCAGGACGAGTTGACGAAGCTGGAGCAGGAAGAAACCGAGGTCCGCAACGAGATTGAACGTCTATTCGCGGTAGGCCGCCAACTTGAGCAGGTGAATGCCGATATTCTGCGCATCACTCAAGAGATCTCTGATCGTGAGCGCCAGCTTGCAGCGCTTGTGTCATTGCAGGATCATTCCAAACGTCACCAAGATCTCAAGAAGGCAGACGCCTACATCACTCAACTACGAGACGGCATTGAAAGTGGAGTTGAGCGCATCAACGCAATGGCAGTAGCGGTGACAAGCGATTTTCCAGAACCCAATGCAGTTGAACAGGGATGGCCCGAAGGAGAATGGTTTGATCGCGTCCAAGAGTACGTTCGCGATGAGAACCAGAAACTGTTGGACCGGATTCAGGAAGTAACAGACGAGTTTCGCAACCGCGTAGACGCTACTTTGTTCACCGACGACAAGTGGCAGACAGTACAGGCATTACTTCAGAACGCTGATAATGAGTTTGAGAACGCGTGTGCCGAAAAGGGAATTAGCCCTGACGACGTATCGCGAGTTCAAACGACCAATCAGGCGCTGAATACCAAGAGAGCTGAGCTCACCCGTAAGCAAGATGAACAGAGGCGTCTGCGTTCCGAACACGACAATCTACCCGACCAACTTGAGAAACTGCACAAGACCTGGCGAAGCGCATACTTGGCTCGAACTTCGATTGCCAAAGAAATCGTGGAACTGACAAAGAATATCATCAGTCTCGAGGTGGACTTTGCTGCCGATGAAAGATCATTCGACGAGGCATGGGGGGAGATCGCCCCTGACGGGCGTACCCGACTTGGGCGTATCTGGCTGGAGCTGGGGAAGGCAATTCGCAAGCAGTTCCTAACCAGCCTAGAAAGAGCGGTCGAATGTGATGACGATGCTTGCTGGTCAATCTGGCAGATGATGGAAAACTGGTTCAACGGCGAACCGGTTCCCGCAGAACTCGAAGCTTTCCTAGAGAAGACGGAAACCGCACTCTCAGAGATAAAGACTCAACTTCGGTCGAGCACTAGTGACGAGTGGCAATCCGTAAGGTTGACTCGAATTGCTGACAGGGCAGACCTAACCCTGTTTCGATCAAATGGACAGGACGTGGCCGGGCGCATATCGGATGGTAGTCTTTCAGATGGCCAAAGAAATACCGCCGCTCTTGCACTGATTCTTGCCAAAGGCGACACACCCCTCGTCTTTGATCAACCCGAGGATGAACTTGACTCGAATTACATCTTCGCGGACTTGGTCCCCATATTGCGTCGCATGAAGTCCAAGCGTCAGATCATCGTAGTGACTCACAACGCGAACGTACCCGTCAATGCCGACGCAGAGTTCGTTTACGCTTTGCAGACTGAGGCAGGACAAGGCATAGTTCGCGCTCAGGGTGGTCTTGATCAAAGGCCCGTGACAGAAGCGGTGCTAGAGATCATGGAAGGTTCAGAGCAGGCCTTCAAACGCCGCGGTGAGAAATATCATTTCTAG
- a CDS encoding N-6 DNA methylase yields the protein MQPLERSLRRDLERTIQQAREIAEAAAATALNQLGVAEPKLYDYLSESQRDLRRRLRAHGRQLGDERKGTGEQATDRLCEEVAYEHWHRMLFARFLAENNLLMYPDPHHPVPVTLQECDELAEGEGARNGWELAARFASQMLPQIFRQDSPVLELVLPPENQQKLEGLLADLPSETFIASDALGWVYQFWQAKKKDEVNKSEVKIGARELPAVTQLFTEPYMVSFLLDNALGAWWAARRLTDADLKNAQSEAELRQKAAIPGVPLEYLRFVRDEESGTWTPAAGTFDAWPEHLSDLKVLDPCCGSGHFLVSALLMLAPMRAELERLSPRDACDAVLRDNLHGLEIDQRCVEIAAFALALTAWRFAGYRNLPELHLACSGVSVKAARSEWRSLASGSARLEFGLNRLYELFEDAPVLGSLINPARAGTDFIASWDELRNAFDAALAREPEGERYAAGVVAQGMVKAASLLAATYHWVITNVPYLTRGKQDEILCSFIDDHYIDGRADLATAFLERCLEYCTEGGTTSVVLPQNWLFLTSYTRLRKKLLQNERWHVVVRMGSGAFETISGEVVKSILLCISRDNPQISADLFVQTSIQKIGGLDVSELRTAQAKAESLQLGTVRAVTQLMQLKNPDARIMFGADQSRLSVLGEYAKGIHGLGTKDALRFIFQFWEVQNNGTDWEFVQGSFNGHADWTGMHSIVYWQQGRGILHERAKRGQAVLAGALAYGKPGVLVSPVGDMKTSIYHTALFDKSTAVISPANPELLAAIYCFSKTDEYAASISRLDDKVAVTNHTLVKVPFDLERWQKVAVEQYPNGLPKPYSDDPTQWIFHGHPCGSVIWNETTKWTDHGPLRTDSSVLQVAVARLLGYRWPAELDKDMELADEQRAWVAKSVDLLPFADLDGIVCIPAVRGERPAVDRLLNLLAAAYGDAWSGDVLAQLLASADHAGKSLETWLRDSFFSQHCALFGQRPFIWHIWDGLRDGFSALVNYHKLDYKLLETVIYNYLGDWIARQKQDVAQSVDGAQEKLAAAETLQKRLILILHGEAPHDIFVRWKPLGEQPIGWNPDLNDGVRLNIRPFMSVPDIGKKGAGVLRDKPRIEWGKDRGKDVSTAPWYHVHNGDRINDHHLTLAEKQAARNSQRNTP from the coding sequence ATGCAACCACTCGAGCGCAGCCTGCGCCGCGACCTCGAACGCACCATCCAGCAAGCCCGCGAGATCGCCGAAGCCGCCGCCGCGACCGCCCTCAATCAGTTGGGCGTTGCTGAACCCAAGCTCTACGACTATCTCTCAGAATCCCAGCGCGACCTGCGTCGCCGCTTGCGCGCGCATGGCCGTCAACTGGGCGACGAACGCAAAGGCACCGGCGAACAGGCCACCGACCGACTGTGCGAAGAGGTCGCCTACGAACACTGGCACCGCATGCTCTTTGCCCGCTTCCTGGCTGAAAATAACCTGTTGATGTACCCGGACCCGCACCATCCGGTCCCGGTCACGTTGCAGGAGTGCGACGAACTGGCCGAAGGCGAAGGCGCGCGCAACGGCTGGGAGCTGGCGGCCCGCTTTGCCAGCCAGATGCTGCCGCAGATCTTCCGCCAGGATTCGCCGGTCTTGGAGCTCGTCCTGCCGCCGGAGAACCAGCAGAAGCTGGAAGGGTTGCTCGCCGATCTGCCATCGGAGACCTTCATTGCCTCGGACGCGCTCGGCTGGGTGTATCAGTTCTGGCAGGCCAAGAAGAAGGACGAGGTCAACAAGAGCGAGGTCAAGATTGGCGCCCGCGAGCTGCCGGCCGTTACCCAATTGTTCACCGAACCGTATATGGTCAGCTTCTTGCTCGACAACGCGCTGGGGGCGTGGTGGGCGGCCCGCCGCCTAACTGACGCCGACCTGAAGAATGCCCAAAGCGAAGCCGAACTGCGCCAGAAGGCGGCCATCCCCGGCGTGCCGCTGGAGTACCTGCGCTTCGTGCGTGATGAAGAAAGCGGCACATGGACGCCTGCCGCCGGGACGTTTGACGCCTGGCCAGAGCACCTGAGCGACTTGAAGGTCCTCGACCCGTGCTGCGGATCGGGCCACTTCCTCGTCTCTGCCCTGCTGATGTTGGCGCCGATGCGCGCCGAGCTGGAAAGATTGTCTCCGCGTGACGCATGCGACGCCGTGCTGCGCGATAACCTGCACGGATTGGAGATCGACCAGCGCTGTGTCGAGATCGCCGCCTTCGCGCTGGCGCTGACCGCATGGCGATTCGCTGGGTACCGCAACCTGCCTGAGCTGCATCTGGCCTGTTCGGGCGTGTCGGTAAAGGCCGCCCGCAGCGAATGGCGCAGCCTCGCATCCGGCAGTGCCCGGCTGGAGTTCGGCCTCAACCGGCTGTATGAGTTGTTCGAGGACGCGCCGGTGCTGGGCAGCCTGATCAACCCAGCCCGTGCCGGCACCGATTTCATCGCATCGTGGGACGAGCTGCGCAATGCGTTCGACGCGGCACTGGCCCGCGAGCCCGAGGGCGAACGCTATGCGGCCGGCGTGGTGGCACAAGGCATGGTCAAGGCAGCGTCGCTGCTGGCCGCCACATACCACTGGGTGATCACCAACGTGCCGTATTTGACTCGAGGTAAGCAGGACGAAATACTTTGTAGTTTCATCGATGACCACTACATTGATGGGAGAGCTGATCTCGCAACCGCATTCCTTGAGCGCTGCCTGGAGTACTGCACTGAAGGTGGCACGACCAGCGTTGTCTTGCCGCAGAACTGGTTGTTCTTGACAAGTTACACGCGCCTCCGCAAGAAGCTATTGCAGAACGAGCGTTGGCACGTAGTCGTGCGGATGGGTTCTGGTGCATTTGAGACTATCAGCGGCGAAGTAGTTAAGAGCATCTTGCTGTGTATTAGCCGAGACAACCCTCAGATTTCAGCAGACCTATTTGTGCAAACCTCGATCCAAAAGATCGGGGGCTTGGACGTATCGGAACTACGCACAGCACAAGCAAAAGCCGAATCACTCCAACTAGGGACAGTTAGAGCTGTTACGCAGCTGATGCAGCTGAAGAACCCTGATGCGCGGATAATGTTTGGTGCAGATCAGAGTAGATTGTCGGTTCTTGGTGAGTATGCGAAAGGTATACACGGTCTCGGGACCAAAGACGCTCTCCGGTTCATTTTTCAGTTCTGGGAAGTACAAAACAATGGCACAGACTGGGAGTTCGTCCAAGGCTCATTCAATGGTCACGCCGATTGGACAGGAATGCACAGTATAGTCTATTGGCAGCAAGGACGCGGCATCCTTCATGAACGTGCAAAGAGAGGTCAGGCGGTCCTTGCCGGTGCATTAGCGTATGGAAAACCGGGTGTACTTGTCTCTCCCGTGGGAGACATGAAGACATCCATCTACCACACAGCTTTGTTCGACAAGAGCACAGCTGTAATTAGCCCCGCGAACCCCGAATTGCTGGCTGCAATTTACTGCTTTTCCAAGACTGATGAGTATGCTGCTTCGATTTCCCGGCTAGATGACAAAGTCGCAGTAACCAATCATACTCTGGTCAAGGTTCCCTTTGACCTGGAACGCTGGCAGAAGGTCGCCGTGGAGCAGTATCCCAACGGCCTGCCCAAGCCCTACTCCGACGATCCGACGCAGTGGATCTTCCACGGTCACCCGTGTGGCAGCGTTATCTGGAACGAAACCACCAAGTGGACCGATCACGGGCCGCTTCGCACCGACAGCAGCGTCTTGCAGGTCGCCGTCGCCCGCCTGCTCGGCTACCGCTGGCCGGCCGAGCTCGACAAGGACATGGAGCTCGCCGACGAGCAGCGTGCATGGGTCGCCAAATCCGTCGATCTGCTGCCCTTCGCCGACCTAGACGGCATCGTGTGCATCCCGGCTGTGCGCGGCGAACGTCCGGCTGTCGACCGCCTGCTCAACCTGCTCGCGGCAGCCTATGGCGATGCGTGGAGTGGCGACGTCCTCGCGCAGCTACTGGCCAGCGCCGATCACGCCGGCAAGTCGCTGGAGACGTGGCTCCGTGACTCGTTCTTCAGCCAGCATTGCGCATTGTTCGGCCAGCGCCCGTTCATCTGGCACATCTGGGACGGCCTGCGCGACGGCTTCTCGGCGCTGGTCAATTACCACAAGCTCGACTACAAGCTGCTGGAGACGGTGATTTACAACTACCTCGGCGACTGGATCGCGCGTCAGAAGCAGGACGTGGCCCAAAGCGTCGATGGCGCGCAGGAGAAGCTCGCCGCGGCCGAAACGCTGCAGAAGCGCCTGATCCTGATTCTGCACGGCGAGGCGCCGCACGACATCTTCGTGCGCTGGAAGCCGCTGGGCGAACAGCCGATCGGTTGGAACCCGGACCTCAACGACGGCGTGCGCCTGAACATCCGCCCGTTCATGTCTGTGCCGGACATCGGCAAGAAGGGCGCCGGCGTGCTGCGCGATAAGCCCAGAATTGAGTGGGGCAAAGACCGCGGCAAGGATGTATCGACCGCGCCGTGGTATCACGTCCACAACGGCGATCGCATCAACGATCATCATCTGACTCTGGCTGAAAAACAGGCCGCGCGAAATTCACAGAGGAATACGCCCTGA